A genomic stretch from Nocardia wallacei includes:
- a CDS encoding NAD(P)-dependent oxidoreductase — protein MRVGFIGLGSQGGPMARRIAESGYPTTLWARRAASLEPFADTPATTAGSPAALAARSDLVCLCVVGDDDVREVLTRDDGVLAGIAPGSIVAVHSTVHPETCRELAKVAAAQRVTLLDAPVSGGGMAAEAGTLLVMVGGDAEAVQRGRPVFETYANPIVHLGDVGAGQTAKLLNNLLFTANLATATSTLTLAGALGIDPARLGEVITHGTADSFALGRVVAAGGTLDRLAAHAGDLLRKDVGLIADLADASGVRPGIVLDAADTTLAFMNRTR, from the coding sequence ATGCGGGTCGGATTCATCGGATTGGGCAGTCAGGGTGGCCCGATGGCGCGGCGCATCGCCGAGAGCGGGTACCCCACCACGCTGTGGGCGCGGCGCGCGGCGTCGCTGGAACCCTTCGCCGACACCCCGGCCACCACCGCCGGCTCCCCCGCCGCGCTGGCCGCGCGGAGCGACCTGGTGTGCCTGTGCGTGGTCGGCGACGACGACGTGCGGGAGGTGCTCACCCGCGACGACGGCGTGCTGGCCGGGATCGCACCGGGATCGATCGTCGCCGTGCACTCCACGGTACATCCCGAAACCTGCCGGGAACTGGCGAAAGTGGCCGCGGCGCAACGGGTGACGCTCCTCGACGCGCCGGTCAGCGGCGGCGGAATGGCAGCGGAGGCGGGCACGCTGCTGGTGATGGTCGGCGGAGACGCCGAGGCGGTGCAGCGCGGCCGCCCGGTATTCGAGACCTACGCGAACCCGATCGTGCACCTCGGTGACGTCGGTGCCGGGCAGACCGCCAAGCTGCTCAACAACCTGCTGTTCACCGCGAACCTGGCCACGGCCACCAGTACCCTGACCCTGGCCGGGGCGCTGGGCATCGACCCCGCCCGGCTCGGCGAGGTGATCACGCACGGCACCGCCGACAGCTTCGCCCTGGGCCGCGTCGTCGCCGCCGGCGGTACCCTCGACCGCCTCGCCGCCCACGCCGGTGACCTCCTCCGCAAGGACGTCGGCCTGATCGCCGACCTCGCCGACGCCTCGGGCGTGCGCCCGGGCATCGTGCTCGACGCCGCCGACACCACCCTCGCGTTCATGAACCGCACTCGCTGA
- a CDS encoding DoxX family protein — MEAGDVALLLLRLVVGGTMIAHGVNHWIGGGRIAGTGRWFASLGLRNGVLQAWLSVLTEVGAGALLALGLLTPFAAAAIVSVMLVAGLLAHRRNGFFVFKEGYEYVLVLAVAALALGLLGPGWLSVDHAAGIEITGWAGGGIALILGVLATAGLLAVFYRPAQDSTTVSTTKDQVR; from the coding sequence ATGGAGGCCGGCGATGTAGCGCTGTTGCTGCTGCGACTGGTCGTGGGCGGCACGATGATCGCGCACGGCGTCAACCACTGGATCGGCGGCGGCAGGATCGCGGGCACGGGCCGCTGGTTCGCCTCGCTCGGGCTGCGCAACGGCGTACTCCAGGCGTGGCTGAGTGTGCTCACCGAGGTGGGAGCGGGAGCGTTGCTGGCGCTCGGGCTGCTCACCCCGTTCGCCGCGGCGGCGATCGTGTCGGTGATGCTGGTCGCCGGGCTGCTGGCGCACCGGCGCAACGGGTTCTTCGTGTTCAAGGAGGGCTACGAGTACGTGCTCGTGCTGGCGGTCGCCGCGCTGGCGCTGGGCCTGCTCGGGCCGGGGTGGCTGTCGGTGGATCACGCGGCGGGCATCGAGATCACCGGGTGGGCCGGTGGCGGCATCGCGCTGATCCTGGGCGTGCTGGCCACGGCCGGGCTGCTCGCCGTCTTCTACCGCCCCGCGCAGGATTCCACCACCGTATCGACGACGAAGGACCAGGTGCGCTGA
- a CDS encoding thiolase C-terminal domain-containing protein has translation MAEQTPASRAEPSGRPLPLLTPDTEFFWTAGADGTLRIQECRSCAALIHPPQPLCRYCRGHDLGVREVSGAAVLSSFTVNHRFSMPGLPAPYVVAQVALVEDPRVRLTTNIIDTDPDELALGMRLEVVFRRDDDVWLPLFRPAAEQPSPAPLPVDEIDPSRFAEHVRPMIRQDKFEDKVALTGIGMSRLGRRLMVPPLELTVEACERAVADAGLTLDDIDGLASYPGGGNLGGFGEGGITAVEAALGLRPTWHNGGIETFGPGGSVIAAMTAVAAGLARHVLCFRTLWEATFNELMRTGRIKPSGGRTTSWMMPFGATSAAHTLAQNAQRHFHRYGTTRETLGWIALNQRANAELEPTAVYRDPLTMDDYLTARTITTPFGLYDCDVPCDGAIAVIVSAKDAARDLAVPPILVEAVGTQIIERIEWDQSTLTHEPQVLGPAAHLWSRTELRPADVDVAELYDGFTFNCLSWIEALGFCGIGEAKDFLHGGKAIARDGTIPVNTHGGQLSHGRTHGMGLLHEAVVQLRGTAGARQVDGARVAVVSSGGLTPGGAILLRTQS, from the coding sequence GTGGCCGAGCAGACCCCTGCATCGCGGGCCGAGCCGTCCGGGCGGCCACTGCCCCTGCTCACCCCGGACACCGAATTCTTCTGGACCGCGGGCGCCGACGGCACGCTGCGGATCCAGGAGTGCCGGTCCTGCGCCGCGCTGATCCATCCGCCGCAGCCGCTGTGCCGGTACTGCCGCGGGCACGATCTGGGCGTGCGGGAGGTGTCCGGCGCGGCCGTGCTGTCGAGTTTCACGGTGAATCACCGGTTCTCGATGCCCGGGCTCCCGGCCCCCTACGTGGTGGCACAGGTGGCGCTGGTGGAGGATCCGCGAGTCCGCTTGACCACCAACATCATCGACACCGACCCCGACGAGCTGGCCCTGGGCATGCGGCTGGAGGTCGTGTTCCGGCGCGACGACGATGTCTGGCTGCCGCTGTTCCGGCCCGCCGCCGAGCAGCCCTCGCCCGCCCCGCTGCCGGTGGACGAGATCGACCCCAGCCGGTTCGCCGAACACGTGCGGCCGATGATCCGGCAGGACAAGTTCGAGGACAAGGTGGCGCTCACCGGGATCGGCATGTCCCGGCTGGGCCGGCGGCTGATGGTGCCGCCGCTGGAGTTGACCGTGGAGGCGTGTGAGCGCGCCGTCGCCGATGCCGGGCTGACCCTAGACGACATCGACGGCCTCGCCTCCTATCCGGGCGGCGGCAATCTGGGCGGATTCGGCGAGGGCGGCATCACCGCCGTGGAGGCCGCCCTCGGCCTGCGGCCCACCTGGCACAACGGCGGCATCGAGACCTTCGGTCCGGGCGGCTCGGTGATTGCCGCGATGACGGCCGTCGCGGCCGGGCTGGCTCGGCACGTGCTGTGCTTCCGCACGCTGTGGGAGGCGACGTTCAACGAGCTGATGAGGACCGGCCGGATCAAGCCGTCGGGCGGGCGCACCACCAGCTGGATGATGCCCTTCGGCGCCACCTCCGCCGCGCACACCCTGGCCCAGAACGCGCAGCGGCACTTCCACCGCTACGGCACCACCCGTGAGACGCTCGGCTGGATCGCGCTGAACCAGCGCGCCAACGCCGAACTGGAACCCACCGCGGTGTACCGGGATCCGCTCACCATGGACGACTATCTCACCGCCCGGACCATCACCACCCCGTTCGGCCTCTATGACTGCGACGTGCCCTGCGACGGCGCCATCGCGGTGATCGTGTCGGCGAAGGACGCCGCGCGCGATCTCGCGGTGCCGCCGATACTGGTGGAGGCCGTGGGCACCCAGATCATCGAGCGCATCGAGTGGGACCAGAGCACGCTGACCCACGAGCCGCAGGTGCTCGGGCCCGCCGCGCACCTGTGGAGCCGCACCGAGCTGCGGCCCGCCGACGTCGACGTCGCCGAACTCTACGACGGCTTCACCTTCAACTGCCTGTCCTGGATCGAGGCGCTCGGGTTCTGCGGTATCGGCGAGGCCAAGGACTTCCTCCACGGCGGCAAGGCCATCGCCCGCGACGGCACGATTCCGGTCAACACGCACGGCGGCCAGCTCTCGCACGGCCGCACGCACGGCATGGGCCTGCTGCACGAGGCGGTGGTGCAGCTGCGCGGGACGGCGGGCGCGCGGCAGGTCGACGGCGCCCGGGTCGCGGTCGTGTCCAGCGGCGGGCTCACGCCCGGCGGCGCGATACTGCTGCGGACGCAGTCGTGA
- a CDS encoding alpha/beta hydrolase, translating into MTLTQTELLPADDGAPAAVLADVDGIPVSGLLAEAPSPRAVLVALHGGGTTSAYFDCPGHPGLSLLRTARRLGYTVLALDRPGYGNSGPFADRLTRPERRVGLMYGGIDAHLGDRPRGAGVFLVAHSAGCELALRMSAEDRRGRALLGVELAGSGRRHHPEAERVLWSPRPHGTRPPGLGALLWHPDRLYPPDLVGGAAIGVPGPKLEAAAITDWPDRELPRLAGMVRIPVRWSAGDHETVWRNDPEELAGIAALFTAAPRVVVNLQPNTGHNISLGYTAAAYHLKLLGFVEECVVAAATGEFSGPARQFDGGAQTPPGR; encoded by the coding sequence ATGACTCTCACGCAGACCGAGCTGCTGCCGGCCGACGACGGCGCGCCCGCCGCGGTGCTCGCCGACGTGGACGGCATCCCGGTATCGGGACTACTGGCCGAGGCGCCGTCGCCGCGCGCGGTACTGGTGGCCTTGCACGGCGGCGGTACGACGTCGGCGTACTTCGACTGCCCGGGCCATCCCGGGCTCTCGCTGCTGCGCACCGCCCGCCGACTCGGGTACACGGTGCTGGCGCTCGACCGGCCCGGCTACGGGAATTCGGGCCCGTTCGCGGACCGGCTGACCCGGCCGGAACGCCGCGTCGGGCTGATGTACGGCGGCATCGACGCCCACCTCGGCGACCGGCCCCGCGGTGCGGGCGTATTCCTCGTGGCCCACTCGGCCGGATGCGAACTCGCCCTGCGCATGTCGGCCGAGGACCGCCGCGGCCGCGCGCTGCTGGGCGTGGAACTCGCGGGCAGCGGGCGACGGCATCATCCCGAGGCCGAGCGCGTGCTGTGGAGCCCGCGGCCGCACGGCACCCGGCCGCCGGGGCTCGGCGCGCTGCTGTGGCACCCCGACCGGCTGTATCCACCGGATCTGGTGGGCGGCGCGGCGATCGGCGTACCCGGCCCCAAGCTGGAGGCGGCGGCGATCACCGACTGGCCCGACCGCGAACTCCCCCGGCTGGCCGGAATGGTGCGAATTCCGGTGCGCTGGAGCGCCGGCGACCACGAGACGGTGTGGCGCAACGATCCCGAGGAACTCGCCGGGATCGCGGCACTGTTCACAGCGGCGCCGCGGGTGGTAGTCAATCTGCAGCCGAACACCGGGCACAACATCAGCCTGGGGTACACGGCTGCGGCGTACCACCTGAAGCTGCTCGGCTTCGTCGAGGAGTGCGTGGTGGCCGCCGCGACCGGTGAGTTCTCCGGTCCCGCACGGCAATTCGACGGCGGCGCGCAGACGCCGCCAGGGAGGTGA
- a CDS encoding ferredoxin, whose translation MKVHVDQERCQGHTLCAMIAPKSFELSEIDGHSSPVDESVPDDQREQVREAVHSCPERAISIAE comes from the coding sequence GTGAAGGTCCATGTCGATCAGGAACGCTGCCAAGGGCACACGCTGTGCGCGATGATCGCCCCGAAGTCGTTCGAACTGAGCGAGATCGACGGCCATTCGTCCCCGGTCGACGAATCGGTCCCCGACGACCAGCGCGAACAGGTACGCGAGGCCGTGCACTCGTGCCCCGAACGCGCGATCTCCATCGCCGAATAG
- a CDS encoding NAD(P)-dependent oxidoreductase, which translates to MLIGFAGAGRMGRPMVDRLVGAGHTVRVVGRTTESCSALAGFGAEPVESAAAAAHGAAVFVVCVFSDEQVREVCLDGPVLSVLPRGAVVVVHTTGSPRTVAAIADAPRPRGIEVVDAPVSGGPHDIAAGHLTVFAGGTSAAIARARDVFSAYADPVLHVGGTGAGQRVKLVNNTLFAAQIGLVADAVRLGGQLGLEESTLLAALPHASSSGRALASIAAKGAVDAFRASVGEFLGKDIAVARALAAELGADLGILNAAITIGLPAPEPNPGPTRS; encoded by the coding sequence GTGCTGATCGGGTTCGCGGGGGCCGGGCGCATGGGGCGGCCGATGGTCGACCGGCTGGTGGGCGCCGGGCATACGGTACGGGTGGTGGGGCGGACGACCGAAAGCTGTTCGGCGCTGGCCGGTTTCGGTGCCGAGCCGGTCGAATCCGCTGCCGCGGCTGCCCATGGCGCAGCGGTCTTCGTCGTGTGCGTGTTCAGCGACGAGCAGGTGCGTGAGGTGTGCCTGGACGGCCCGGTGCTGTCCGTCCTGCCACGCGGCGCCGTGGTCGTCGTGCACACCACCGGCAGCCCGCGGACGGTGGCCGCCATCGCCGACGCGCCGCGGCCGCGCGGCATCGAGGTGGTCGACGCGCCGGTGAGCGGCGGCCCGCACGATATCGCGGCCGGACACCTCACCGTGTTCGCGGGCGGCACGAGCGCCGCGATCGCCCGCGCGCGAGATGTCTTCTCCGCCTATGCCGATCCGGTACTGCATGTCGGCGGCACGGGCGCCGGGCAGCGCGTCAAGCTGGTCAACAACACGCTGTTCGCCGCCCAGATCGGTCTCGTCGCCGACGCCGTACGCCTCGGCGGCCAGCTGGGACTCGAGGAATCGACCCTGCTCGCCGCGCTGCCGCACGCCAGCAGCAGCGGCCGTGCCCTGGCGAGCATCGCGGCCAAGGGCGCCGTCGACGCCTTCCGCGCCTCGGTCGGCGAATTCCTCGGCAAGGACATCGCGGTGGCACGCGCCCTCGCCGCCGAACTCGGCGCGGATCTGGGAATCCTGAACGCCGCCATCACCATCGGACTACCCGCGCCGGAACCGAACCCGGGCCCTACTCGATCGTGA